The Podospora bellae-mahoneyi strain CBS 112042 chromosome 7, whole genome shotgun sequence genome includes a window with the following:
- a CDS encoding hypothetical protein (EggNog:ENOG503NYPI; COG:S) has product MSAAAHPNGHGNAHLPLASQATALAPAYQSMSEEIYQEVCRSMMASLDRVRQEDMRNFRDLHAAHKAALEQEQMDYTQQFFQLQKEMTALTKEGAAADADISKLEELLLQARNKRQEVASKISFTQKKVTDVQSLQHRKHAELQALAKKHEQDLKDKEMRWQQIHQDRLTLLESKKPSSLRQAQDQNLTGLDQAMADDAATASSPMQSLRAPQLAPGVSHQSTGSGGMFMGGPVQPPSLKAPTDNGPLEPPGLSVSKRIGAQVLEAPTLPRNHDAEEQRLEGASRPAASQKTQILQAPTGYQAPFTQPQHFPPPNPNASSGALVSVSPTVVPSVETPDQQTEPTVSEMQNVTSTESLNVRVPEEQATPVTVAALNGATDIPTLLQTSEEGPEADVSSKEGTEGKAVDLGVPAPAEVFSAHTEGWDVEMRDAAPPQAATETTTVLGQENAGPTIFKSPDQVETREAASQRADVEMSGIQITAKQSEVSPPTQIMDATASKLGTDSANVDNGSPALADTADSPLSDLSSIPSPPSDTFTHEGSPPRQPPSVSDDKLCVYDEDGRLVGQVRRLTHTTSSNIEKIAAFPLKRHVQIRSGRKFTSEDLDRVYHVSDVKGTKWTSCYIQATGNIQSQPCNTCAKHNGPYEECIILDADDSFPKCGNCEWNRQACVGASLRPKTASAPGPAPDLIAAAASAPASALEPTPATISTAISKPSFGSSFTAINSPSGDQQDSASAKDTADAAQNQAAPPVKKAGRKSLPTSRVQLPSHPGTPHAGSPEPAEPSRASLPEITKENLCLKDDGVVYTEPPFMAGVPLAKISPDHPYWEQDWDSDIASHVRKELEKWTTKFQEMDSQGIKDHRKYEAQRQINRGQLTLKFLEEGELHPYQLVGKAWMDTKKIIKYNTLYRLASTLMEDLPKMDLGMTPAEWMRHRLYEIYREQGPHFNLASTVASFYHDPKHAQVRAKNGIVSVGRPHKSATKPKTQTPGQEDNGSKLTPRALKRKEPHATPKAAPIPPKQEDAEPEPEPQQLQPQQPEPRPRSSPRKPAGLDHKPRPRSRSGNPPSAPIADSDDEGMPLIRAANATPPPPQAKKKIRVTSTVDPSNTPDLYYHGFTDVDSCSDDRLEQIDWRVNQIKTAEVSTNPGVTQYWHWVDDAHPGYCEHQVLKQLRPPKWAVFKEPYNFHLRTVDCEEIVYGPGSHRVIIRRKAHLQPKKGDMLAEFKRDRTKKRFLEFMHQRGVRIVRSNKEYVDGAWENLKPAFDMPGQDRDSD; this is encoded by the exons ATGTCCGCCGCTGCCCACCCTAACGGCCATGGCAACGCACATCTTCCTCTGGCCAGCCAGGCCACTGCACTCGCTCCTGCTTACCAAAGCATGTCTGAAGAGATTTATCAAGAGGTCTGCAGGAGCATGATGGCCTCATTAGACCGTGTCCGCCAAGAGGACATGCGCAACTTCCGAGATCTCCATGCCGCCCACAAAGCTGCCCTTGAACAGGAACAGATGGACTACACCCAACAGTTCTTCCAGCTTCAGAAAGAAATGACGGCCCTCACCAAAGAAGGAGCGGCCGCCGATGCCGACATCTCGAAGCTAGAGGAACTTCTTTTGCAAGCCCGGAATAAGAGGCAAGAGGTGGCGAGCAAGATCTCATTCACCCAGAAAAAGGTTACCGATGTCCAGTCCTTGCAACACCGCAAACACGCTGAGCTTCAGGCActcgccaagaagcacgagcaGGATCTAAAAGATAAGGAGATGAGGTGGCAGCAGATTCACCAAGACCGGCTGACTCTACTAGAAAGCAAAAAACCTTCCTCCCTTCGACAAGCCCAAGATCAAAATTTGACAGGGCTAGACCAGGCCATGGCTGATGATGCCGCGACTGCCTCATCGCCCATGCAAAGTTTGAGGGCACCACAGCTCGCCCCTGGGGTTTCACATCAATCCACGGGATCAGGGGGCATGTTCATGGGCGGGCCTGTTCAGCCTCCATCTCTCAAAGCGCCCACAGATAATGGTCCTCTTGAGCCACCGGGTCTCTCAGTCTCTAAAAGGATAGGCGCTCAAGTGTTAGAGGCGCCAACACTTCCAAGGAACCACGACGCCGAGGAGCAGCGTCTCGAAGGCGCTTCCCGCCCTGCGGCAAGTCAAAAAACCCAAATCCTTCAGGCACCAACAGGCTACCAGGCGCCATTtactcaacctcaacatTTTCCACCGCCAAACCCGAACGCTTCTTCGGGTGCGCTCGTCTCCGTCTCCCCAACTGTTGTCCCGAGCGTTGAGACCCCCGATCAACAGACAGAGCCAACTGTGTCCGAGATGCAGAATGTAACAAGTACAGAATCACTTAATGTACGAGTACCGGAAGAGCAAGCCACACCAGTCACCGTTGCTGCCCTCAACGGAGCAACCGATATTCCGACCCTTTTGCAAACCTCCGAAGAGGGTCCCGAGGCAGACGTCTCATCCAAAGAGGGGACAGAGGGCAAAGCTGTCGATCTGGGAGTACCTGCCCCGGCGGAGGTTTTCTCCGCACATACGGAAGGCTGGGACGTCGAAATGAGAGATGCTGCCCCCCCTCAGGCTGCCACCGAGACGACTACAGTTCTAGGCCAAGAGAATGCCGGACCTACCATCTTCAAATCTCCCGATCAAGTGGAGACTCGAGAGGCAGCATCTCAAAGAGCAGACGTGGAAATGTCAGGCATTCAGATCACAGCGAAGCAGTCCGAGGTGTCACCGCCTACACAGATAATGGATGCTACGGCCTCCAAACTTGGTACTGACTCGGCGAATGTCGATAATGGGTCTCCGGCTCTAGCAGATACTGCTGATTCGCCCCTTTCTGATCTTAGTTCGatcccatcaccgccatccgaCACATTTACACACGAAGGTAGCCCACCTAGACAGCCGCCTAGTGTGTCGGATGACAAGCTGTGCGTTTATGATGAGGACGGCAGACTGGTGGGACAAGTACGTCGTCTGACCcacaccacctcttccaacaTCGAAAAGATAGCGGCATTTCCGCTCAAGCGCCATGTTCAAATTCGTTCCGGCCGCAAGTTTACCTCGGAGGATTTGGATAGGGTATACCACGTCAGTGATGTTAAAGGGACAAAATGGACGAGTTGTTATATCCAAGCCACTGGGAATATTCAAAGTCAACCCTGCAATACCTGCGCGAAGCACAATGGACCGTATGAAGAGTGCATCATTTTGGATGCTGACGATAGCTTTCCAAAATGTGGCAACTGCGAGTGGAATCGGCAAGCCTGCGTGGGTGCCTCTTTGCGGCCCAAAACAGCGTCGGCCCCAGGCCCTGCTCCGGACCTGATTGCGGCTGCGGCTTCGGCTCCGGCTTCAGCTCTAGAACCAACACCGGCAACAATATCAACTGCCATCAGCAAACCCTCCTTCGGTTCCAGTTTCACCGCTATAAACAGCCCATCAGGGGACCAGCAAGACAGCGCTTCTGCCAAGGATACAGCCGATGCCGCCCAAAATCAAGCCGCGCCTCCCGTCAAGAAGGCCGGCCGAAAATCATTGCCCACCTCACGTGTACAGTTGCCCTCTCATCCAGGTACCCCACATGCAGGCTCGCCTGAACCGGCTGAACCAAGTCGTGCGTCCCTTCCAGAGATCACCAAGGAAAACCTTTGTCTGAAAGATGACGGCGTGGTGTACACGGAGCCTCCGTTTATGGCTGGTGTGCCACTGGCCAAAATATCTCCCGATCATCCGTATTGGGAGCAAGACTGGGATTCGGATATTGCCTCTCACGTTCGAAAGGAGCTTGAAAAGTGGACCACCAAATTTCAGGAGATGGACAGTCAGGGAATCAAGGACCACCGGAAATATGAAGCTCAGCGACAGATCAATAGGGGCCAACTGACACTCAAGTTTCTAGAGGAGGGCGAACTACATCCCTACCAGCTTGTTGGAAAGGCGTGGATGGACACCAAAAAGATTATCAAGTACAACACTCTATACCGCCTGGCGAGCACTTTGATGGAGGACCTCCCCAAAATGGACCTTGGCATGACACCGGCTGAATGGATGCGTCACAGGCTTTACGAGATTTATCGGGAGCAGGGCCCCCATTTCAACTTGGCTTCGACAGTAGCTAGTTTCTACCACGACCCCAAGCACGCCCAGGTCCGGGCCAAGAATGGAATTGTCAGTGTTGGTCGCCCGCACAAGTCAGCAACCAAGCCTAAAACTCAGACTCCTGGGCAGGAGGACAACGGTTCGAAACTTACGCCAAGGGCGTTGAAGCGGAAGGAACCACACGCAACGCCCAAGGCAGCGCCAATCCCGCCCAAACAGGAGGATGCAGAACCTGAACCTGAACCGCAGCAACTTCAGCCGCAGCAGCCGGAGCCTCGCCCACGTTCATCCCCTCGAAAGCCAGCAGGACTTGATCACAAACCAAGGCCACGTTCGCGATCTGGGAACCCCCCTTCTGCTCCTATAGCCGACTCGGACGACGAGGGCATGCCTCTGATCCGGGCAGCCAATGCcacccccccgccgccgcaggcaaagaaaaagatCCGCGTTACGTCCACTGTAGATCCAAGCAACACGCCGGACCTCTACTACCACGGATTCACCGATGTAGACTCTTGTTCCGATGACCGGCTCGAGCAGATTGACTGGCGGGTGAATCAAATCAAGACGGCCGAGGTATCGACGAATCCGGGGGTGACTCAATACTGGCACTGGGTGGACGACGCGCACCCCGGCTACTGCGAACACCAAGTGCTCAAACAGCTCCGCCCCCCCAAGTGGGCCGTGTTCAAGGAGCCGTACAACTTCCATCTCCGGACTGTGGACTGCGAGGAGATTGTCTACGGCCCAGGCAGCCACAGGGTGATCATTCGGCGCAAGGCGCATCTGCAACCCAAAAAGGGAGACATGCTCGCCGAGTTCAAGCGTGATCGGACAAAGAAGAGATTTTTGGAGTTTATGCACcagaggggggtgaggatcgTGAGGAGTAATAA GGAATATGTCGACGGTGCGTGGGAGAACTTGAAGCCAGCCTTTGACATGCCCGGCCAAGACCGCGATTCGGACTAG
- a CDS encoding hypothetical protein (COG:J; EggNog:ENOG503P6JY): protein MLYETIGIVRSGHLPEVKELVLTAGKIILQQGGVIRDIRNWGTFSLPQAISRGQQRHTKGHYFIMRYDCGIKANEQVRKTLALDVRVIRSANVKLGNGKLETLSKFGEIRWDKLEGEV, encoded by the exons ATGTTGTACGAGACAATCGGCATT GTCCGCTCCGGGCACCTCCCCGAAGTAAAAGAGCTGGTCCTCACGGCCGGCAAGATCATCCTCCAGCAGGGGGGTGTCATCCGCGACATCCGCAACTGGggcaccttctccctcccccaggCCATCTCCCGCGGCCAGCAGCGCCACACAAAGGGCCACTACTTCATCATGCGCTACGACTGCGGCATCAAGGCCAACGAGCAGGTCCGCAAGACGCTCGCCCTCGACGTGCGCGTCATCCGGTCCGCCAACGTCAAGCTCGGCAACGGCAAGCTCGAGACGCTGAGCAAGTTTGGCGAGATTCGGTGGGATAAgctggagggcgaggtgTAA